The stretch of DNA tccccagctgtgccctcgccccagcagagcccccgCACCCCCAGGAAGCCTTTGGGGAACCCACGGCTGCCAGCAGGATCACGGGAGCGCAAGAATAGCATCACTGAGATCAGTGACAATGAGGACGAACTGCTGGAGTACCATCGGCGGCAGCGGCAGGAGCGGGTTCgggagcaggagatggagcGCCTGGTGAGCcttggggctgggaggggacacatTTGAGTGTGGGACACCCCCGTTGCAAATACCTTTTGTCATTTGCTGCTTTAAAACCTGGCCTTTTCCTTTTGGGGATTTGCCACAACTGCCAGGCTGCTGGCTTATCCAGGGGTATTATGGCCAGGAGCAGCCATCGGtgctcagcagctctccaggaaTACAAAGCCCCCAAGTTACAGCAGCCTGTGGAAGCTGCCTGGGGCCAGCatggccccagggctgctggccaAAACGGTGGTGGCCCTGCCTTTGCAAAACTCCCCATATCTTGTCCATCCCTGCCAGGGCCCATCTGCTGGTGGTGGTGCCATGGCTCTGTGGACATTGTGGACATCGGTTTAGGGCTGATGGAGTTTTTATGGAGATGGCATCTGCCTGGGTGAGGTTTGCGGTGTCTCTGCCAGTCCTGCAGGCCGAGCCGCCAGGGCCCTGTTTGCTCAGCTCTGACTCACGCCTGGTGCAGGCAGCATGAGTCACCGCCTGGAAATAGCGGAGGCACTCggcagccactgctgcctgtAATTAGTCTGTCTCAAGATCCCAGCACATCGAGTGCCTGGTTCTGGTGTGGGGTCGAGCTGGCTGCATTGCACTTTGTAATGTTGGCTGCCCATCCCAGCGTGCGGGCCCGTATTCTGGTGGCCACCATTGTCACGGGGTTCCgtctgctcctgccacagcatGTGCTGGATGGGTACCTTGCTGACCATTCTTCCCCACAGGAGCGGCAGCGCCTGGAGACCATCCTGAACCTCTGTGCTGAGTACACCAAGACAGATGGCACTGAGCCAGGTGACGTGCACAGGCTCCTGGCTGGTGACACAGATGCTGGCCGGTGGGTGCCCAGGGGTGCCATGGCTCTGGGCCATGCTGTcgaagagctgcagcagagggagatCCTGGAGAGGTCGGATGAGGAGAACCTGAAGGAGgagtgcagcagcactgagagtACCCACCACGAGGTGAGGGGACAGCTGTGCCATTCTGCaccatgccatgccatgctgTGCCATGCTAACTGGTCCTCTCCACAGCACGAGAAGCTGACAGGCCCCCGGGCCAAGGAGGCGCAGCGGCTGGAGGAGGAGCGCGCCAGCGTCCTCGGACGCCTGGACCAGCTGAAGGGCCGTGTcaaggagctggagcagcagctgcaggagacgTCACGAGAGGTTAGGGGTCAGGGGACACTGCTGGGTCCCTTGCTGCTTGCTGCCCTCACCAGTCAGCACTGAATCCTAAGGGTATGAGCTagatccagctggagcagccatcCTGATATTGCTTTGACTGTCCAGGCAGAGATGGAGcgggcactgctgcagggtgaGCGGGAATCAGAGGTGTTGCGGCTGCggcaggagcaggaagcagtgcagcagctgcaggagaagctcTCCAGCCTGGACGCCAGCATCCGCAAGGAGCGGGACAAGGTGAGCCCAGTCACAGGTTCCTGTTGTCACCAGCTGTACCATACCCTCCCTGGCACtcacagccagtgctgcagcattCTCATGCGGACATGTTCTCCAGACCCTGGGCTCCACAGAGGCTTTTGGGAGCAGCCCCTGTGGTGTGCGTTGTGGGAGGATCGGTCTGTCTGCCTGGGGTTGGTCAAACAGCCctgctggaggagagcagggccaaTGCTCAGGAAGCATTTTGGCTGCTGCCTGTTGCTCTGGCAGCGAGACTGGTGTGAGGCTTTCCGGatggctgctgcctgtggtggGCAGTGCCAAAGCAGAGGCCTTGGCACTCCCCATTACCTGCCCTTGCTAGGGAACTGTGTCTTGCAGCAAGTCACCTCACTCTGCTGCACCTTCCTGTGTGATGGCAGCTGTTGCTGTAGCGTTCAGCTTGATGGAGGTGGCTGGGAAACCACTGTTTAACTTGGTGGCTTTAGGAGGGGGTCCTGGTCCCCTTTCCCATGATGTTGTCTGTGGTGCAGTTACTGCTTGAAGGCACCCATGATGCTGCGTGTGTGGCACATTTATCCCAGCTGCTGGTTGCTGGTTATCCCACAGCCTTGCAGGCAATGTGGCATGGCCTTGGACAAGCTGCTCTGTGGCAGAAGAGATGCTGGGATTCGGTTGCCTGCTGCCTGAAGTCATTGTCCCTCTGCAGCCTATGCCGGGgtcccaccagcagctctgtgccaccATGATGTGGCACCAGCGTCCCTCGGGGTCTGGCCAGCCCCATGGCTGTGGGTGCCGGGGCTGTTGGGGTGCCTgtggccaggcagagcagccatTGGTGCCTGCCAGCAGTGCTCCTGCAGCATTTGgctgttttgttctggttttggtcTTCCAGCCCTTTGTAGGCATCTTCTGTAGCCAGGGACAGCCTAATGTAGAGCCAGGGAAAGCCCTCTCCCAACCTCTCTGCTGACCTAACCGCCCACTTTCCTAACCCACCTGCACTACTCGCACTAACAGTGCCTGCTCTGAACTCTGCCATCACCTCTGATAACTCTGCATGTTCAGGAGCCCCCAGGCaatccacagctcctctcctcgggcacctgcctgtgccagccttGCCTCCCTGCCAGCATGTCCCCTCATAGCCCTTTTCATGATGTCCCATCTGTGTGGAGCACAGGATTCCTTGCAGCAAGCATTTCTCAATGCCAAGCCCCTGTATGGTACTGCCAGACCTGCAGGAGGTGGTTCCCCTATGCCTGTCCAGTGTTGCTGGCCCCATTTTACTGCTCCTGTGGCCAGGCCCCTCATCCCAGGCCCAGGAGCAAGTGTCTACTCTGCTGCTGACTCAGCATAGCCTGAGTAGATCTTGCTGGACCACAGCCTCCTGTTTTCACTGCTGCCCCGTGGGCAACCCTCTCCTTCTGATGGATGAGGGTGGTCCATGCCCTCAGGCTGCACTCAGGGCCAGTTCATTCCGTTCCTAACTGGCAGTATCCTGAGTAGCAGTTAACAAAGCCAGCTAGTGGTTATTCAGAGGGTGCATGTGATGCAGCTGTGTGCAGGATTGGGATGACATTAACCATGCTGTCAGCATTGATCTTTCTGCTGCCTGCAAGTTTGTTTTTGGAAACACAAAGCTGAGGTCAAGGTTTGGCTGTAACCGCTCTAACACTGCCTGGCCCCAGCTCCTGTGTCTCTTGATCTCTCGATCCCCCTGTAGCTGCCATGATGCTCCTTCTCCTGAGCCCACTCTGTCTCCAGCTGAGCTCCTCTCTAACTCACAGCTTCTGCATGGCGCCCATTTGAGatgtgtgttttctctcttctttctttttttttttcctttttctttttgttttgtcttgttctcCCCTGATTCAGGAAAGGGCAAAGGTTGATGCTGAAAGGAAGGAGCTAGAGCAACTCCGGGCGCTTTACCATGAGTCGAAGAGCCACCTTGATAAGTGCCCCGAGTCAATGCGGGAGCAATTGCGGGAGCAGATGCGAAGGGTCAGTgtctccccccacccctcccgGACCATGGCCCACCTCCCTCCGCTCCAGCTTAGgccagctcttccctgccagCCGGGGCCGCACTGGGAGCGTCGCACCCGGGCTGGAGGCGGCTGGCACCGGGCACCATCGTCCTGGTAAGCTTGCCGCTCGCCCGGGCCCGGGGCGCGGGACCGGCTCGGCAGAGCTCCTCGGGACCGGCTCGGCAGAGCTCCTCGGGACCGGGCAGGGCACGAGCATGGACCCTGCCCTGCAAAGGCTGGGGAGTCTTGGGGGCTGCTGCATCTTCATCTGCCTGCCTCCAGCTCTTTCCTGAGAACGTTTATTTACACAGTGATGTTGATCTATGTTACTACTAGTCCTCAGCACTTTTTCCTATTATCCGGTGTTTTCTGGAAGTGGTTGACTTTCCCCAGCCCATGGCTGGTGCCTCCCCAAATAAACCCACATAgccacagcctgctccagccaggcACCCACATGCTGGAGGAGGCTCTGGTGTATAGTGGGCAGGGGGGCAATGGagcagtgtctgtgtgtgggAGCCCTCAGGAGCCACCACATCAGCACTGTGCCACAAGAGCACTGGCTGCCCGGCTCACAGAGCAGGATGAAACACATCTCCATGGGGTGCATGGTGCAGTGGCGGCCAGGGTGGCACCAGCAGGCCCGGAGCTGAGGGCTGCCACGTGCTGTCGCTGCCTGAAGGCTGGAAGGGCACACAGGAGTTTGTCCAGCATGGTGCTCGTCTGTGGGGGCTTTGCCACCTGTAGGCTTGGTGGCACAGTGTTGCATGTTGGTGGTTATGCTGGCACATGGTGTTTTGCTATATGTCAGGGCACGGCTTTAGCCCATATGTGGTTCAGCAGGGGCAGCTGGTCTCCAGGGGCTGGCAAAGCCCCTGGCTGTGGCAAACTCATCTCATGGGGGTGACTGCTCTGTTCTGGCCAATACTGGGTGCCTCCATTGCCTTCTTCTGACAGCAGACACTCCTGTCAGTATCTCTCATGTTTCTGGTGCCCAGCAGAAGGCAAAACTGCCTGCCTGCCCACACCAGGCACAGGGGACAGGCTTGGCCACCAGCTCTTGTTCCTGGCCAGCACCAGTAGGATGTGGAGACATGGCAGGAGGTTTTGCTGGGGGAGACCTGCCTGCAGGATGCAGAGGTGCCCATCCAGTGGGACTGATCCACTCATGGTGCTCTTGTGTGTTCAAAGGAGGCAGAGGCACTGGAGACGGAGGCCAAGCTGTTTGAGGATCTGGagttccagcagctggagcggGAGAGCCACCTCGAAGAGGAGCACGAGGCACgaggccagcagctcctgcagagccgGGCTGAGTGCCACCGTAGCATTGCCCGCAGGAAGGTAAGGGTGGAGGGGCAGTAGGTCCAGTGTGGCTGGGTCTGGCATGGCCAGGCAGCATCCCATGGCTCATCAACAGCCACCTCATCTCTACTGCCTGCTCCTCAGGAGAGAGTGGCTGCCCTGGatgcccaggctgcccagatTCGGTTTCAGAGTGCCCAGGAGGCCGAGCGCCTGGCCAGGGAACGgagcagcatcctgcagctcctgcagaaggTAATGCCATGATTGTGTGCTCCTGAGGGTGCTCGAGGCAGGGGACAAGATCATTCCAGCTCTTTCCAGGTTGctggcaggcagggtgagcttGGGGGGTGACCGGCCATGGGGCGCCAGTAACCATCAGCTGCCTCTGATCTGTCACCCCATGcacaggagaaggagaagctcGTGTCTCTGGAGAGGCGGTATCAGCTCGTCACAGGTGGCAGGAGCTTCCCCAGAATGTCCTCGGCTCTCCGAGAGGTAAGTGGGTCGAGGGGGCTATGGTGCGTAGAGCTGCTTTCCTAAGCTGCTGTTGCGAGTGAGGACGAGCCTTGTGCACCACTagctttgctctgcagcagtTTCTATGTTCCCAAGTACCTTCTGACCAGAGCCAGGTGCTTCCAGCTGCTCAAAGTCTCTCTGTGGGCTCCAGAggttgggagggagggaaggaaatgcaACAGAGCAGCACATAGgacagcactgcctggggtcCCATCCTTGCTGGAGAGCAAGCATGGGGGTGTCTTGGTGCTGGTACAGGGGACTTCTAGGTGGAAGTGAGTTGCCCGTTACCCTGCTTGTGGCTCTGAATGGGGAGCCAGAACCATGATGCCCTCAGgggctgtggtgctgcctgacctgctgctgggaagaggcaCAGGATGGCAGACTCCCCTCATGCCTGACTGAAGTGggactcctgctgctgctgccaccttgCTGTCTGTGCCCACCTTGCCTACGTGATCTTTCTCCTTCAACAGGAGACCCTCCACACCTCAGAAACTTATGAGCTGTTGGAGGGAACTAAGCCCCTGAGCCCCCTGccaacagcagctgcctccttAGCTTCTCCTGCCACCTACTCCTACCCCAAGGCACAAGAGGTAACTAACTAGAGGGACTAGCTGCATGTGCTTGCTCGCTTACTCCTCCTTGGCTGAGACCCCTTTTGTGTACTGATGTCACTCCCAGGCAGCAAgacagccccacagcagcatgGCTGGGGCACTTATCATATAGCTCTCTGGCTGTGCTCATTAACACTCAATCCTCGATTCCAGGTGCTCTCCTGAGCCCACAGAGGAtcccagttcctgctgctgctgccctctgtTTTAATCCCGGTGCAGCGCTGTGGGGCACAGGCATCCCTGTGCTTCCCCCTAGCCCACTGCTGGCCATCTGGCTGGGCACCTCCTGACAGCATCCTGTAGGGTCCTGCTAGCCTGGCTTTCCCAAAATAAGAGCAAGTCCCCAGCTTTAGCATGTTTGGTTCAGAAAGGACGAGGAAGTGGATTTTAAGCTGGTAGCACAGCTTGAGGTGCCTcatccagtgctgctgctctagGGAGGACTTGTGGCCAGTGACCGTACAAGACCCTGAGGCATCCCTGTCCCTTGTAGGCActcagcaaagctgtgctgaggGCTAGGGCAAGATGGGTGCCAgcacacccagcccagctcgAGCACCATGCTTCCCGCACGGTGCTGCACACTGGGGAcaccatgggcagcagggcagggttgGGGAGACAGTGCTGGGGCATGAAGGCACAGGGAGGTTTGTTCCCACTATGCAGTCAGTGCCATGATGCCAGCACACGGGTCTaactcttctccttctcccttgcCGTGGATTTCTAGGAGTACATGAGGCTGTCTGACGTTTTCAGGTTCTGCAGTAATGCACATGGCCCCAGCCTGGACACTaaagcttctgctgctgcccccgCTGCCACTCAGCGCTCTTTCTTGCTTGCTGTACCTCCCACAGCCGATGAGGTACCTGCCCCAGAGCATGCTCAAGTTTGCTCCCTCGGGTTGCCCGCTGCATCCCAGGCAGTGAGGAAGCTGCGGACGCGCGGCCTCCCTGTGTGCCTTGGTGCTTGGAGCCCACATCTCTCTGGGGTCAGGACACTtgtctggctgcagctgagtgGGGAGCAAAGGCTCAAGCTGCCCAGTCTCCTTGCTGGGGTGCACTTCTTGCCTGCTCTGGATGTAGTGGCAGAGTTCGGGAGCAGAGTGGGTGCCCAGCAGTGGGAGGGCAGCCTTTTTGTCTGTTGGATGCAGTCCTGGCTGCTTGTCCCAAGCAAGGAGGATGCAGAGTAGGCAGGGACCTGAcccagtgcccagcaccagGGTGGCTGCAGCACCAACTGCTTTTCCTCCCAGGACAATGAACCCTCCTTTGGGGGTTGGAGCTGCCTGCTCGTTCCTCTGTGCCTGCTTGCCCTTGCTCTTCTTCTGGTTTAATCTGCTTCTCTCTGCCCAGTATGTGACCATTGAGCAACTCTCGGGTATCCTGGGCAGCCTCCACacccctgctgcttccctgctgggCTGTACCCCTCCGGCTCCTTCATCCTCAGGCAgtgctcctcctcttccatctctcccttctcccttcgTCTCTGCAGAGGTTGGTGCCCTGTTTCCCCCCCTCTGGCCCCTTGCACTCTCCCTGGGAGGTGATGGAGATGCACGGGAAGGGCTGAGCTGCAGatggagctgagcagcagcttgggCTCTTGACAGTCCGCACACCCGTGGCTGTTCTGCCTGGTGCTCCACtgcccccagggcagggggtctCTGTGCTTGATCAGTTCTCATGTCCTCGTGAACAGCAAATGGCTCCTACAGCTGCTGGGACTTAGCCAGGGAGTGTGCAGGATACCCAGGGGTCTGCACGTTAAGTTCTGGGGGAATggtgcaggcacagccagggatgctccagcctcTTCTCTGTGCATCTGTCCCTCTTTCTGCATTTGTCCTTCATCCTTTCTCatgcagcctctctctccagatggagcagcagctgttgggAGGCCCTGTGTGTCTCCCGGCTCTTGATTTAGAGAAGTGGTACCAGGAGGTTATGGCTGGCTTTGAgacctcctcttcctctgtctctccttcttcttcccctcctccacTTCCAGCTAAAGCTCACTCCTCTCACAAGGCTCTCCAGGTAATCCTGACTACCTGCTGCCGAGGTTCAGGCTTTGGGGCCGCTGCTTGCGGCAAAAGTGGGGCATTGTGGGAATATTCCTGTGGACCCTGTACCCTGAGTGCTGCTGGGGCCCTGTCTGCCACAGCaggcaaaggcagagcagaccTGTGGCCTAGGGCAGGCaatctctgctttctcttgcctgcatccctgccagGATGGCACCAACACAGAGCAGGATCTGgggagggtgagcagggctcagccctgctgacaGACGAGCCATCTGTCCAGGGTGCAGTTCCCCCACGTATCTCTCACATCTGCGTCTCTGTGCTCAGGTCTACCGCGCAAAAACAGAGGGTGGTGCTGGTGTCCTCACCCCTCGGATGAAGAGTGGGACCCCCTCGTCCTCACAGCTCAACCTCTCCATGCTGGAGTGTAGCCCCTCACCCAAGGTATGGCTGCCAGGGGGACCCAGGCACCCTGGCCATGGCTCACACATGCCTGGTGCCagcccccatccccatccttgCGGCTGACCAACTGCTGTCCTGCCCAGGGCCCCCCAAGCCCGGCGGGCAGCCTGTCCCGCAACCTGGTGGCCACGCTGCAGGACATCGAGACCAAGCGCCAGCTGGCCCTGCAGCAGAAGGGTGAGCTCTGGCTCTGCGTCCTGGCTGTATGGGGTGGTGGGACTTCGGGAGACACTATCCCTGCTGCCACTTGGCCAATGGAGAAGGGAGCCTGGCTgagggtggcagcagcagcagtgctctggcagGATGCAGTGCCTCTCTCATGGTCTCttgcttttcccccctctctttccTCCTGACCCCTCCACCTGACGGCCTGtctccagctgagctgctcccagcagagcccttgCAGCCAGGCGATCCACCAGGTAGAGATGTGGGGTGACTTGGACTGCCTAAGGcagcccagaggcagcagcatggCTGTTTGCTGGCACCTTCTGCCATATATAAGAGGGGCATGACCGGTCCAGGACCCCAGGTGCATATTGACATCTGCTTAGGGACAGCCCTGTGCATCCCTAACCCGCTAATGCTTTGCTCAGCCTGTTCCTACCAGCCTGGCGCATGTgcccccctgctcctgcccagacAGATTGCTGTGCCTGCCAGAGAGCTGtgacagcagctcccacctctGCCCCTACCATGCCTTCGTGGCTCCAGCAGTGCCTATAGTGTCTTCTGCCTGTGCCACCCCGCCTCGTCCACCATCGATGCAGCTCTGAATGTGGCACATTTAACTTGACGTTGTCACCTTCCCATGGCACAGGTCAGCAGGTGATTGAGGAGCAGAAACGGAGGCTTGCAGAGCtgaagcagaaagcagctgctgaggcacAGTCCCAGTGGGAAGCCCTGCATGGGCAGCCCCCCTTTCCCACTGCCTTCCCCCGGCTCGTGCACCACTCCATCCTCCACCACCACCGGCCCCATGGTGCCGGGCCCCGGGCTGAGGAGCTGGACCACGCATACGACACACTCAGCCTGGAGAGCTCAGACAGCATGGAGACCAGCATCTCCCTCGGCAACAACTCTGCATGCTCCCCTGACAACATCTCCAGGTAACCCTGGGGCCAGCTCGTCTGGCCAGAGgacagcctgctctgctggtgTGCTGCTGGCTCAAGGTCCttcctgctggggcagcagctgcggCTGTCTTGCAGTGCCAGCGGGATGGAGACAGGGAAGATTGAGGAGATGGAGAAGATGCTGAAGGAGGCACACGAGGAGAAGTCGCGGTTGATGGAATCCCGGGTGAGTGGGGGCACCAGCACCACAGCTGGACGGCAAGCAGGTCCCCAGTCCTTGGGGCTGAACGCCTGTGtgtgctggcaggagagggaaatgGAGCTGCGTCAACAGGCGCTGGAGGATGAGCGCTGGCGCCGGGAGCAGCTCGAACGCCGACTGCAGGACGAGACTGTGCGCCGGCAGAAGCTGGTGGAGAAGGAGGTCAAACTGCGGGAGAAGCACTTCTCACAGGTGTGAGGCCGGCTGCCATcccccctctcccagcctggacaGTGAGGCACACGCAGCTTGCTACTGATGTCCCAGCTCGCAGTGGGGGGACGTGGGTCTTGTCACCATTGGTGGGCTTTGCAGGGCTGTGTTGCTTTTCCAGGCTCGTCCCCTGACACGGTACCTCCCCATCCGCAAGGAGGATTTCAACCTGCGGCTGCACATCGAGTCGTCAGGCCACAACATTGACACCTGCTACCACGTCATCCTGACAGAGAAGATGTGCAAGGGCTACCTGGTCAAAATGGGCGGGAAGATCAAATCTTGGAAGAAGCGTTGGTTTGTCTTTGACCGCATGAAGCGCACCCTCTCATACTACGTGGGTGAGTCCCTATGCTGCCTCACATCCCCTCCCCACGCCATCGCCCACAGTCGACAACGGTTCCCTCTCTTGGGCAGATAAACATGAGACGAAGCTGAAGGGTGTTATCTACTTTCAAGCCATTGAAGAGGTTTACTATGACCACCTCCGCAGTGCTGCAAAGGTGAGAGCCAGGCACTGCCCCTGCTCCCGTGTCCACTGGGACCCGCCACGGGCATCCCCATTCTCCTGCGTTGTCCTCTGTCACGCAGGTAGGAGGTAGTACGGCAGTGCAtgccagggatgctcctgcagTGCTCCATGGCCCCTAATGGTGCCAGCTTTCCTTcctgccaagggcaggacccCACTGCTGGGTTTTGTGGGGGGACAAGGAAGggattgctgctgctcagaggggGCCAGAGTGCTGATTCCATCCTCCCCTCCAGAGCCCCAACCCTGCGCTCACTTTCTGTGTCAAGACCCACGACCGACTCTACTACATGGTGGCACCCTCAGCCGAGGCCATGCGCATCTGGATGGATGTCATTGTCACTGGGGCAGAGGGCTATACCCAGTTCATGAACTGAGGAGGGATGCTGCGCACCCCAGATCCACCAGCTGGACGGACTTCTGAGCATCCCAAGCAGCAAGGAGCTCCTGAGGGGACCATGGTCCCTGCTGCGCCTCACGCCACAGGCTGTGCACACCACGTTTGTGGACCTGCATTGGGCCCAGCTGGGCGGTACTGAATGTTGCCTGTTCGGGCAAGGGAATAAGTTTTTTTAtgttgactttttaaaaacaaactttaTTGGAACAATATCAAAGTGCTGAAATGTAAAAAGCTGCCAAAGACCTGCTGGGGCCTGAGCTTTCTGCCTTGGGGAGGTGCTAGTTTTGAGGCTGATGCTGATAGTTACTGCCATAGTGTTCCAGGGAAGGAAACGGTGAGGTCATGCTGTGCTTCCAGCTGGCCCCATGTGGCTAGGACCCCCTACTGTGGTAGACTCAGACCCCTCTTCGTAAACCCTTTGCAACTTCGGATCGTTGTCCCCCCCGTGCCGGGGCCAGATGGGGATTGCGGTGTGGACTGCCCAGTCACAAAGCATTTCGTGACCTGGGCTGTCCCTTCTATGTGGCCTCTGAACTGGCAGCACCTTCCAGACAGACCAGAGTctgcccctgggctggggggatgGACGGGGGGGCactgggcaggggctgtggcCCCTTGGAGCTCACTGGGTGTGAGCTGGTGGGCACGGCATCGTGCCTACGAGATTGTGGGGGCCGCAGGAAGGTGCAGGAGATACCAGCAGGAAGCGACCGGAACAGCGGGACGGAGATGCGCCCATGGAAGGGACCGAGCCCGAAAAAGGGCCGGGCTGAGTCCACGCGAGCCGTGCCGAGCCTGAACCCAATCCGAGCAGTGCCGAACCCGAGTCAAGCCAAAATCGGGGCCGAGCGAAGGTGGGACCAGGGCACGGTCTATAAGGGGCACGGTCTGTAGGGGGCACGGTCTGTAGGGGGCACGGTCTGTAGGGGGCACGGTCTATAGGAGGCACGGTCTGTAGGGGGCACGGTCTATAGGGGGCACGGTCTGTAGGGGGCACGGTCTGTAGGGGGCACGGTCTGTAGGGGGCACGGTCTATAGGGGGCACGGTCTGTAGGGGGCACGGTCTATAAGGGGCACGGTCTGTAGGGGGCACGGTCTGTAGGGGCACGGCCTATAAGGAGCACGGTCTGTAGGGGGCACGGTCTGTAGGGGG from Corvus moneduloides isolate bCorMon1 chromosome 25, bCorMon1.pri, whole genome shotgun sequence encodes:
- the PHLDB1 gene encoding pleckstrin homology-like domain family B member 1 isoform X2; this translates as MPMPWPCPGQWRTVQLWGLLVPDVGRPGLSRQPCAGCTRTVGCLVVTEPDPLAFAAFTASHGGNKRRVLQAAAGEERPPCPPEQWGAGWGGRAPAPHSYSRAGWRGAASPAGRAGVAAGVPCVLTSQPVSSTIQRLQEGTMEASGRTPTSPIHRVQTVIQNSPLDLIDTGKGLKVQTEKPHLVSLGSGRLSTAITLLPLEEGRTTIGTAATDIVLQGPGLAPQHCYIENVRGTLTLHPCGNACAIDGVPLQRPMHLTQGCTICLGQATFLRFNHPAEAKWIKSMIPAGGRSPAAVYGLPAKSEAQVNGGHQLSERGCHSHSSLVSSIEKDLQDIMDSLVLEESASPGIQKPPACSRSPLSPVVNGGGRCLLSPPPSPGAASGGSSYENFSPLSSPASSGSYTSPSLSSQEQGPAVPPLVPLRSSSYNHTVQPPTLPGGGSSEPWPAERLGDHRGGSPWLTPRVVPRPRVALQERPPSPFREPRDSLAPSRQPTSRAVPEARLQPPESPRVARRNIESMRELPPLSPSLSRRAASPRAAPDTPSPQPRLGREVPGSPRARLKGPEESKGAGGPSPPLLAENPARRPSFSSCLSPTYGLGSPAVPSPQQSPRTPRKPLGNPRLPAGSRERKNSITEISDNEDELLEYHRRQRQERVREQEMERLERQRLETILNLCAEYTKTDGTEPGDVHRLLAGDTDAGRWVPRGAMALGHAVEELQQREILERSDEENLKEECSSTESTHHEVRGQLCHSAPCHAMLCHANWSSPQHEKLTGPRAKEAQRLEEERASVLGRLDQLKGRVKELEQQLQETSREAEMERALLQGERESEVLRLRQEQEAVQQLQEKLSSLDASIRKERDKERAKVDAERKELEQLRALYHESKSHLDKCPESMREQLREQMRREAEALETEAKLFEDLEFQQLERESHLEEEHEARGQQLLQSRAECHRSIARRKERVAALDAQAAQIRFQSAQEAERLARERSSILQLLQKEKEKLVSLERRYQLVTGGRSFPRMSSALREETLHTSETYELLEGTKPLSPLPTAAASLASPATYSYPKAQEMEQQLLGGPVCLPALDLEKWYQEVMAGFETSSSSVSPSSSPPPLPAKAHSSHKALQVYRAKTEGGAGVLTPRMKSGTPSSSQLNLSMLECSPSPKGPPSPAGSLSRNLVATLQDIETKRQLALQQKAELLPAEPLQPGDPPGQQVIEEQKRRLAELKQKAAAEAQSQWEALHGQPPFPTAFPRLVHHSILHHHRPHGAGPRAEELDHAYDTLSLESSDSMETSISLGNNSACSPDNISSASGMETGKIEEMEKMLKEAHEEKSRLMESREREMELRQQALEDERWRREQLERRLQDETVRRQKLVEKEVKLREKHFSQARPLTRYLPIRKEDFNLRLHIESSGHNIDTCYHVILTEKMCKGYLVKMGGKIKSWKKRWFVFDRMKRTLSYYVDKHETKLKGVIYFQAIEEVYYDHLRSAAKSPNPALTFCVKTHDRLYYMVAPSAEAMRIWMDVIVTGAEGYTQFMN
- the PHLDB1 gene encoding pleckstrin homology-like domain family B member 1 isoform X4 — encoded protein: MPMPWPCPGQWRTVQLWGLLVPDVGRPGLSRQPCAGCTRTVGCLVVTEPDPLAFAAFTASHGGNKRRVLQAAAGEERPPCPPEQWGAGWGGRAPAPHSYSRAGWRGAASPAGRAGVAAGVPCVLTSQPVSSTIQRLQEGTMEASGRTPTSPIHRVQTVIQNSPLDLIDTGKGLKVQTEKPHLVSLGSGRLSTAITLLPLEEGRTTIGTAATDIVLQGPGLAPQHCYIENVRGTLTLHPCGNACAIDGVPLQRPMHLTQGCTICLGQATFLRFNHPAEAKWIKSMIPAGGRSPAAVYGLPAKSEAQVNGGHQLSERGCHSHSSLVSSIEKDLQDIMDSLVLEESASPGIQKPPACSRSPLSPVVNGGGRCLLSPPPSPGAASGGSSYENFSPLSSPASSGSYTSPSLSSQEQGPAVPPLVPLRSSSYNHTVQPPTLPGGGSSEPWPAERLGDHRGGSPWLTPRVVPRPRVALQERPPSPFREPRDSLAPSRQPTSRAVPEARLQPPESPRVARRNIESMRELPPLSPSLSRRAASPRAAPDTPSPQPRLGREVPGSPRARLKGPEESKGAGGPSPPLLAENPARRPSFSSCLSPTYGLGSPAVPSPQQSPRTPRKPLGNPRLPAGSRERKNSITEISDNEDELLEYHRRQRQERVREQEMERLERQRLETILNLCAEYTKTDGTEPGDVHRLLAGDTDAGRWVPRGAMALGHAVEELQQREILERSDEENLKEECSSTESTHHEVRGQLCHSAPCHAMLCHANWSSPQHEKLTGPRAKEAQRLEEERASVLGRLDQLKGRVKELEQQLQETSREAEMERALLQGERESEVLRLRQEQEAVQQLQEKLSSLDASIRKERDKERAKVDAERKELEQLRALYHESKSHLDKCPESMREQLREQMRREAEALETEAKLFEDLEFQQLERESHLEEEHEARGQQLLQSRAECHRSIARRKERVAALDAQAAQIRFQSAQEAERLARERSSILQLLQKEKEKLVSLERRYQLVTGGRSFPRMSSALREMEQQLLGGPVCLPALDLEKWYQEVMAGFETSSSSVSPSSSPPPLPAKAHSSHKALQVYRAKTEGGAGVLTPRMKSGTPSSSQLNLSMLECSPSPKGPPSPAGSLSRNLVATLQDIETKRQLALQQKAELLPAEPLQPGDPPGQQVIEEQKRRLAELKQKAAAEAQSQWEALHGQPPFPTAFPRLVHHSILHHHRPHGAGPRAEELDHAYDTLSLESSDSMETSISLGNNSACSPDNISSASGMETGKIEEMEKMLKEAHEEKSRLMESREREMELRQQALEDERWRREQLERRLQDETVRRQKLVEKEVKLREKHFSQARPLTRYLPIRKEDFNLRLHIESSGHNIDTCYHVILTEKMCKGYLVKMGGKIKSWKKRWFVFDRMKRTLSYYVDKHETKLKGVIYFQAIEEVYYDHLRSAAKSPNPALTFCVKTHDRLYYMVAPSAEAMRIWMDVIVTGAEGYTQFMN